Within the Emticicia oligotrophica DSM 17448 genome, the region TCCGAGTAAAGAGCTTCTGCACCAGTTGTACAAAGAAAAACTGAGCCTAAAAGAAGAAAACCGCCTGGGTGATTAACTAAAAGCTGGTAAGCATAATAGGGGTTAACGGCTTTGAATACCGAAAAATCTTGAATTATATGGAGAACTCCGAATATACCAAGCATCGAAAACCAGATGGTCATGATGGGGCCAAATGCTTTACCCACAGTATTTGTTCCAAGCACTTGCACGAAAAAAAGCCCTGAAATAATGGTAATGACAATGGGTACAACTTTAATATTAGGGTATAGAATAATTAGACCCTCAACTGCTGATGATACAGAAATAGGAGGGGTAATGATGCTATCAGCAATCATCGTACTTCCGCCTATAATAGCAGGAATGGTAAGCCATTGTGCATGACGTCTTACGAGTGTATAAAGAGCAAAAATGCCGCCCTCGCCACGGTTATCAGCCCTCAAAATTAAGATGACATATTTGGCAGTTGTTTGTAGGGTAAGAGTCCAAAAAACACACGATAACGCTCCGAAAATGATTTCTTCACTAATAACTTCGTTACCTGCAATAGCTTTTAAAACATAAAGTGGTGATGTCCCAATATCTCCGAATACAATCCCTAATGCGATTAAAAGACCTGCTGCTGAAACTTTATCGAGCTGATGGTGGTGGCCATTGCCATGCTCATTTGTTAGTTGACCCACTTAAATACTTAGTTATTTTTGCAAAAAAAGTTTGCAAATATAGATTATCAGAATCAATTTGAGTAAGTTTTATAAAAAATGTTTCATAAAGAAGGTTTACATTGCCATTTTTGTAGAAATAATACTCTATTTACGTAGATTTTATAAGAATAATACAACTTCAACAAAACCAAATAATTGACAGACAATCATGTACGAAAATATTCTCTTCGAAATATCTGATAGTGTTGCTACTATTAAATTAAACAGGCCACAAGTATATAATGCTTTAAGTACTTCATTGATTAATGAAATTACTGCAGCCATGGAAGTGGCTTCTACTAATGAAGCAATTAGAGTAATTATCATTACTGGAGAAGGAGATAAAGCCTTTTGCTCAGGGGCAGATTTGAAATCTGGTTTGGACGGCGGTTTAACGTCTTTAGGCGATTCGCTTAGAAAAAACTATAATCCAATGATAAAGGCGATTCGCAATGTTGAAAAGCCCGTGATTTGCCGCATGAATGGAATTGCTGCTGGGGCAGGAATGTCGTTGGCTTTAGCCTGCGATATGATTATTGCCAATAAGGATGCCTACATGAGCGAACTTTTTGTTGGTATTGGTTTAATGCCTGATGCGGGTTCGATGTATTTTCTTCCAAGAATTGTTGGAATGCAAAAAGCCTTTGAACTTTGTAGTACAGGTAGAAAAATCTACATGGATGAGGCACTAAGTTTAGGCCTAGTTACGAATGTTGTACCTTATGAAAAATTAGATGAGACAATCAACGAACTAACATCTTATTATAAAAATGCTCCTACAAAGGCCATTGGTTTGATGAAAAAAGTATTGAACCAATCTTTTAATAGTTCGATAGAAGAAATCCTTGAATATGAAGCGGATAATCAGGATGCTCTTGGTAAAACCTATGATTTTGCTGAAGGTGTAATGTCCTTTTTACAGAAAAGAACACCAATCTTCAAGGGTAAATAAATTTCAAGCAACCGAATTTTAACAAACTACGTCATAACACAACTATAATGAAAAATTTGTCAATAATAGTTTATGATAGAAGCTTTACAAAGGGTTTTAGTATTGTTATTAGTTACGACCTTAGTTAGTAAGGCACAAGTTCCTAGTGGTTTTGTTGACCAACTACATTCAGATGGTTGGCAAAATCCTACCGGTCTTACGTTCGATTCGAATGGTAATATGTATGTTTGGGAAAAAGAAGGTAGAATATATGTAGTGGAGAATAACAACAAAACCCTTTTCTTGGATATTTCAGAGGAAGTTGCTACTTATGGTGACTATGGCATCTTGGGTTTCGTATTAGACCCAAATTATATCAATAATGGTTATATTTACTTGTATTATGTAGTAGATAGATACTATTTGTTTCATTATGGAGAAATAGATTATGACCCATCCTATTCGCTTGAAGGGGCTACAATTGCCCGTGTTACAAGATATACAAATCCAAATCCTGACAATCCAACTACAATTGATTATGGCTCACGTTTAATATTATTAGGTGAAACAAAATCAACGGGTATTCCTATTACAGGCACAAACCATGCTGGAGGAGGAATGGCTTTTGGCAATGATGGAACATTATTAATAGGTACTGGTGATGGCGGATTAGGTATCAATTATGATGGAGATGCTTTAGCAGATGGCATTATTTCCGAGTCTGAAAGTTTAGAAGATAGAGTTTACCGTTGTCAGATAACCAATTCATTAAATGGGAAGGTACTTCGTATCAATCCTTCGAATGGTGATGGAGTAGATGGAAATCCTTTTTTCGATTCAAATGCTCCACGTGCGGCTCAATCAAGAGTGTGGGCCTTAGGTTTTAGAAACCCGTTTAGGCTTTCAGTCAGACCAAACTCTGGCTTCCCAGGAACCGTGTATGTCGGTGAAGTTGGTTGGAATAATCGTGAAGAATTAAATGTGATTTCAAATGGAGGGTTGAATTTTGGCTGGCCAATTTACGAAGGTAATGATAGACCAACTCTTTGGTCAAATCCAACTTATGTTCCAGGCACATACAAAAAACCGACTGTTGAATGGATTCATGATGGCTCACAAGAAGATATTTCAGCCAGAGTTATTATTAACGATACGGCTCATATTATAGGTTCAGAAGAATTTCCGGGTAATAATTTTACGGGCACTTGTTCTATTGGAGGAATTTGGTACACGGGTACAACCTTCCCAGAAGAATATCGAAATACTTATATTTTTGCCGATTTTACACCGGGCTGGATAAAAAGCTTTTCATTTGATAACAGCAATAATCCAACTTCTTTTAGAGACCTCCATACTGAGGTATTAGGAGTAGTTACTTTGGCCTACAACCCTGTTGATGAGTCGATTTATTATGTGAAACTAGGATTCAATGAAGGTGACCCCATGGAGGTAAGGAAAATATCTTACGTTGCGGGTACAAACGTAAAACCTACGGCAAGATTTAGTTTTACGCCAAAGTATGGTGCTTCTCCCTTGAATGTCTCGTTCGACGCTTCGAGTTCAACGGATCCTGAAAATACTTCTGGACTTACTTACACATGGAATTTTGGTGATGGACAAACAAGTACAGGTATAGATACTAACCACATTTTTGATAATGGAGGCACTAACCCACAAGCATTTACAGTCAAGCTTTTAGTAACCGATGAACAAGGCCTCGTAGATTCTACCTCAGCGATTGTCTCTCTTAACAATACACCGCCAATAATTGATTCAACCAGTGTTGATAATATTAGTTTCTTTAATAATAATGGCACAGATTTATTAGTTTTATCTGCTCAAGCATCTGATAATGAAGAAGACGCAAGTCAGCTTACTTATAAATGGAACGTTAGGTTACATCATGATGAACATTCACACCCAGCTTTAGATGTAACCCAACAAAATACTCAACTTAATCTAGAAATTGTTCCGTGTGATGGACATCTCTATTTCTATAGGGTTACACTAAGGGTTACGGACTCTTATGGCTTATTTACTACATATACAAAAGATATTTATCCAAACTGTAATCCTTCAGATACTACTCCTCCCGACGAACCGCTAATCAAACTTTATAATGTTACCGATAACTCGTTTTATTTAGCATGGGATAGTGTTTCAGATAACGCTGGAATCTCATTTTACGAAGTGTTTATCAATGGCGTTTCTAAAGGTATTTTAAATGCACAAACATTCACTTATCAATACACGTCTCAAACTAGTATATTTAATCAGAGTTTTGAATGTTATGTAAAAGCCATTGATTTAGGCGGAAATGCTACGGCTAGTACTAAGCTTTATTTTGTGGCAAAAAACAATAGTTTAGAATATCTTTCTGACCTTACCCCAATTTCGAGTACGAATGGTTTTGGCCCGGTAGAAATAGATAAAAGTAATGGAGAAGATGTAGAAGGAGACGGAAAAACAATTACACTCAATGGTGTTACATTTTCGAAAGGGCTTGGTACGCATGCTGATGCAGAGATTATTTATTATTTACCAAGCAATCAATACAGTTTATTTAAAACAAAAATAGGAATTGATGATGAAGTGCCCAATGGTAACTGTGGAAGTGTGATTTTTAAAATTTATAGAGATAATGATTTGGTGTATATGAGCCCAATAATGACTCCCACGTCGGCAACGATTGATGTAAGTATAGATGTCAGTAATGCTAATCAACTAAAATTGATTACAGATAATGCAGGCGATAATATCTATTGCGACCATGGCGATTGGGCAGATGCAAAATTGATAAAAGTTACAGATATTAGTGATATTACACCACCATCTACACCTCTCAATGTAGCAGCTAATGCACAGATTGCTAATAATTATCAACTATCATGGAGTGGTTCGATTGATGATACAGATACAAATTTACAATATGAGATTTTAGTGAATGGCGTAATCATTGATAGTACTACTAGCCTAACTTACCAATTACCAGCTTTTAATTCGGGTACTTACATTGTATCAGTTCAAGCTAAAGATATGGCTAATAATAGAGCTTCGAGTAAATCTTTGGCACTTATATATACTCCTTGCGAATCAAGTCTTAACCTTTCGGAAGCAATAGATTATATCTCAACTAATGGCATCACACTCAAAGCTGGAGATTCTATCAATGCGTCGAATAGAATTATTGGTAATTCTAGAGTTAATTATCAAGCTACCAATAACATTCTATTATTACCAGGTTTTAGTGTTGAAAATGGCAGTACGTTTAAGGCTACTATTCGGGGATGTGACAACTAATTTTTTGCTATTATACCAAAAATAATAATAGTAACGGTGTCAGAGTAATTTACCTTAGCACCTTATTATTTTAGCCCCTTACCAAACCACGTTCTCGGAGGTAATTATTGGTCATAACCTCTTTGTCAGGGTTTAATACAACTTGCTTGAGCACCTCACATACAAAAAGTTCGTGGTCGCCTGCATCAGTCGAATGTAATACTTTACATTGTAAATACCCAATACTTTCCAAGAGAAAAGGGCATCCCCTTTCATCTAATTCATACTTTAGATTCTTAAATTTATTAGAATCTAAACCACTCTTTCTACCTAATTTTGGAATTAAATTGGTTTGCTCTTTGGCTAATAAATTGATATTCAAAATCTTCGATTGTCTGACTAATGAAATTGTATAATCAATTTTATAAAGGGCTACACAAACTATTTTGCCGCCCATAGCAACTTGCATAACCCACGTGGCGATATTGGCATTGATTTGCTCTGCATAGCTGGTGGTTATCGAATGAACATCGTAGTTCTTATATTTTAGCAAGGATTTAGACATCTTGACCCAAGGATTTCATTTTATCATTAAACGTTGTGTTTTATTGAATGTTTAAAATAAATGTATATACATAAATTTTTCAACAAATATTTGTATTTATTTGATAAAAAATTTAATATTACAGCGAAATTAATCGAAGCTAAACTTCTTATTGAAACAGTAAAAGTAGTAATTTCGTTACTTACGAACGATAAATCATTGCTTGATGTGATGGCGGATAGTGGAAAATAGTGATGATGAGTCTATTAAAAGATATTGCAATTGTGGGTAATGCCTTGGTCTATGCAGGGGCACAACCAGTAAAATAAGATTTTGATACTTACCCTAAACTAAACATTAGCCCCAGTCGAAATTCGGCTGGGGTTTTATTTTTTTATTTTAATTTACGAATCAGCACATCTCCATGCATGGTTTTCATCATGATTTCTGGCCCACCTCCATTGATTTTGCCGTAAGTCCATTCGTCTTTCTGAATTTTGTAAAGCCCTTTCTCTTTATCAGCAGTTTGTTTGATTTTAGCAGGCGTTTTATCTACTTCAATATCAAAGTCAGTAAGCACTTCACCCATATCAGATTTGAGTTTTACGTTAGCTTTTAGCGAAGCTGGAAAACTAATATCAACATTGCCATTGAGTGTAGTAAATGCCATTGGCGTATTGGGCGTAATATCAGTAAAATTAATGATGATATCTTCATTGATGGTGTTAGCCACAACGCTTCCCGAAATATTTTTCATTTTAATCTCTCCATTAATATTCGAAATTTCGTGGTTGCCTGATACATTTTCCACATAAATATCACCATTGTTGATAGTTTTCAGCTTTAAAGATGATTTACGAGGTACTTTGATAGTTAAATTGACCTTCATGTTTACGCGGTCGATACTTACATTGACATTATTGTTTTGCTCGCGAGCGATGAGTTCGAAGCCATCATTTGTTGAGATTCGTTTCATACCATCCGTTCGTTCATTCGATTGTTTTTTCTCCGAAATGGGAGCTATGGCATCAATAATAATATCTTTACCTTCATAACTAACTACTTTTATTGAACCCGTAATTAAATTTACATTTATTTTAGCTTCTTTGGCTGGGTCAGAAAGTGGTACAATGAGTTGGTCGCGGTCTTGAGCGAAAGTGCTTAATGCAGAAACTGAAAGCATTAAAGCAGAAAATATGATTTTATTTGTCTTCATTTTATTTTTGTTTATGCACAAACTCAGTTGAATGTTTATGCTTTTTTGATATAAATATTTCCGTTGAAAGTTTCGAATTTTAAGTTTTTACCACCTTTTCCAATCCTAATTAAGCTACCTTTGCTAAGCTTGTGAGTCGTTCCTTTTTCTGATTCTTTGGTTGTTCGCATAACTTTGGCAGGTAGTGTTTCTACTTCCTCAAAATCAGTGAAAAAATCTCCTTGGAAAGTTTTAAACTCACAATCGGCCGAAAAATTGGCAGGATAACTGATATTTAGATTCCCATTTAGTGTATAATACTTAGCATTATCGGGTGGTAATGTTAGGTAATTGATGGTTACATCACCATTAATTGTATGCACATCATTGGCCGCTTTAATGTCTTTTAGCGTAATTTTTCCATTGATATTGTTGGCTTTTATTTGCCCATCAACTTCATGTACATGAATATCACCGTTATTAATGGTTGAAACCACTAAATTCATAGATTTAGGTACTTTTATCGTAAAATTTAGGTTACTACGATAGCGAATTTTGCGGTTATCATTGTTCCATCTATCTTGGTTTCTGTTCGGACGAGAATCCCACGGTTCTGCAATGTAGGCAAATAAACTATCGCCTTTTTGCTCAAATTCCAGTTTAAATTCTCGCTTTCCCTTTTCTAAATCCTCCTGTGTTTCGGCCGAAAGTGTTTTGTCAACTTCAATTGAAACTTTATTGCCAGCATAGCCTTCGACCTTAATAAAGCCATCAATATTATAGACGGCCAGCACGCTATTTGGTGAAACAGTGAATTCTTTTTGTATTTTTTCACTGAATTTGGTGTCTTGGGCAGGCGTTTTTATGCATGATAATACCAACCCCGACAAAATCGGGACAATTAACTTTTTCATAATTTTGTGTTGTTTTGTTTTTACGAAAGTACTTGAATCGTCTGCTCAATTTTACCTTTTACAGCTTCATTGAGGTTCTCTTTTTGTAGTAATTGCTTAAATTGTTTGATTGAGCGTTTTTCTTGTAATTTGACCATCGCATCGGCAAGTGCCACTTGTACCAATGGTGATTCTTGCTTCATCAATGACTGTACTAGGCCTTCACGTACTTTTGGATTATCGGCCAACTGAACCAATGCTTCGAGGGTAACGAGTCTTACATTTTCATTGGGGTCAGAATTGAGCGTTGTAAGCAAGGCATCAATTATTTTATCATCAACTTTGGGTAATTCTTGCGTATAACTCACCGCTTTGAGGCGTTCGGTGGCCGTTGGATTTTCAAGCATCGAAAGCATCATCATTTCTTTCATTTCCTGTACTTCAGATGAAAGCTTTTTTACATCTTCTTGGCTACTTGTAACTGTACTATTGGGTTTTCCAGAAAAATAACCAATACTTACACCTACAACTAAAATAACTAAGCCATAAGCCCAATTATAGGCAGGTTTGTAGGTGAATATTTGTTGTAAATCAGTAAAGCGTTTAGTCCAAGAATTTGCTTTTTTCTCTTCTACTTCGGCTTTGTAAGTTTCGAGCATGGCATGAAAACTGGGTTTCATATCACGACTCGGTTCTGGTGTTTGTAGGCGACCGAGTTGCTCCCAAAGCGATTTTTCAATATCATCAAATTGTTCGTTCATAAAGCAAATCAAATCATTTCTTTCAAATAAATACTCTTTAACTCTTTCATGGCTCGGTGCACTTTAACTTTAATATTTCCTTCAGAAGTTTGT harbors:
- a CDS encoding DUF4097 family beta strand repeat-containing protein, translating into MKTNKIIFSALMLSVSALSTFAQDRDQLIVPLSDPAKEAKINVNLITGSIKVVSYEGKDIIIDAIAPISEKKQSNERTDGMKRISTNDGFELIAREQNNNVNVSIDRVNMKVNLTIKVPRKSSLKLKTINNGDIYVENVSGNHEISNINGEIKMKNISGSVVANTINEDIIINFTDITPNTPMAFTTLNGNVDISFPASLKANVKLKSDMGEVLTDFDIEVDKTPAKIKQTADKEKGLYKIQKDEWTYGKINGGGPEIMMKTMHGDVLIRKLK
- a CDS encoding NPCBM/NEW2 domain-containing protein, with the protein product MIEALQRVLVLLLVTTLVSKAQVPSGFVDQLHSDGWQNPTGLTFDSNGNMYVWEKEGRIYVVENNNKTLFLDISEEVATYGDYGILGFVLDPNYINNGYIYLYYVVDRYYLFHYGEIDYDPSYSLEGATIARVTRYTNPNPDNPTTIDYGSRLILLGETKSTGIPITGTNHAGGGMAFGNDGTLLIGTGDGGLGINYDGDALADGIISESESLEDRVYRCQITNSLNGKVLRINPSNGDGVDGNPFFDSNAPRAAQSRVWALGFRNPFRLSVRPNSGFPGTVYVGEVGWNNREELNVISNGGLNFGWPIYEGNDRPTLWSNPTYVPGTYKKPTVEWIHDGSQEDISARVIINDTAHIIGSEEFPGNNFTGTCSIGGIWYTGTTFPEEYRNTYIFADFTPGWIKSFSFDNSNNPTSFRDLHTEVLGVVTLAYNPVDESIYYVKLGFNEGDPMEVRKISYVAGTNVKPTARFSFTPKYGASPLNVSFDASSSTDPENTSGLTYTWNFGDGQTSTGIDTNHIFDNGGTNPQAFTVKLLVTDEQGLVDSTSAIVSLNNTPPIIDSTSVDNISFFNNNGTDLLVLSAQASDNEEDASQLTYKWNVRLHHDEHSHPALDVTQQNTQLNLEIVPCDGHLYFYRVTLRVTDSYGLFTTYTKDIYPNCNPSDTTPPDEPLIKLYNVTDNSFYLAWDSVSDNAGISFYEVFINGVSKGILNAQTFTYQYTSQTSIFNQSFECYVKAIDLGGNATASTKLYFVAKNNSLEYLSDLTPISSTNGFGPVEIDKSNGEDVEGDGKTITLNGVTFSKGLGTHADAEIIYYLPSNQYSLFKTKIGIDDEVPNGNCGSVIFKIYRDNDLVYMSPIMTPTSATIDVSIDVSNANQLKLITDNAGDNIYCDHGDWADAKLIKVTDISDITPPSTPLNVAANAQIANNYQLSWSGSIDDTDTNLQYEILVNGVIIDSTTSLTYQLPAFNSGTYIVSVQAKDMANNRASSKSLALIYTPCESSLNLSEAIDYISTNGITLKAGDSINASNRIIGNSRVNYQATNNILLLPGFSVENGSTFKATIRGCDN
- a CDS encoding flavin reductase family protein produces the protein MSKSLLKYKNYDVHSITTSYAEQINANIATWVMQVAMGGKIVCVALYKIDYTISLVRQSKILNINLLAKEQTNLIPKLGRKSGLDSNKFKNLKYELDERGCPFLLESIGYLQCKVLHSTDAGDHELFVCEVLKQVVLNPDKEVMTNNYLRERGLVRG
- a CDS encoding HEAT repeat domain-containing protein, with the protein product MNEQFDDIEKSLWEQLGRLQTPEPSRDMKPSFHAMLETYKAEVEEKKANSWTKRFTDLQQIFTYKPAYNWAYGLVILVVGVSIGYFSGKPNSTVTSSQEDVKKLSSEVQEMKEMMMLSMLENPTATERLKAVSYTQELPKVDDKIIDALLTTLNSDPNENVRLVTLEALVQLADNPKVREGLVQSLMKQESPLVQVALADAMVKLQEKRSIKQFKQLLQKENLNEAVKGKIEQTIQVLS
- a CDS encoding enoyl-CoA hydratase/isomerase family protein — protein: MYENILFEISDSVATIKLNRPQVYNALSTSLINEITAAMEVASTNEAIRVIIITGEGDKAFCSGADLKSGLDGGLTSLGDSLRKNYNPMIKAIRNVEKPVICRMNGIAAGAGMSLALACDMIIANKDAYMSELFVGIGLMPDAGSMYFLPRIVGMQKAFELCSTGRKIYMDEALSLGLVTNVVPYEKLDETINELTSYYKNAPTKAIGLMKKVLNQSFNSSIEEILEYEADNQDALGKTYDFAEGVMSFLQKRTPIFKGK
- a CDS encoding DUF4097 family beta strand repeat-containing protein — protein: MKKLIVPILSGLVLSCIKTPAQDTKFSEKIQKEFTVSPNSVLAVYNIDGFIKVEGYAGNKVSIEVDKTLSAETQEDLEKGKREFKLEFEQKGDSLFAYIAEPWDSRPNRNQDRWNNDNRKIRYRSNLNFTIKVPKSMNLVVSTINNGDIHVHEVDGQIKANNINGKITLKDIKAANDVHTINGDVTINYLTLPPDNAKYYTLNGNLNISYPANFSADCEFKTFQGDFFTDFEEVETLPAKVMRTTKESEKGTTHKLSKGSLIRIGKGGKNLKFETFNGNIYIKKA